From the genome of Desulfobaculum xiamenense, one region includes:
- a CDS encoding terminase gpA endonuclease subunit, producing MNSAALALVPAPFAATAAERAVFRRRPRFSTYQWARGTLRVAAGPYKGKLWRADVAPYARAIMDAFDAQHVRKLFIVAPSQTTKTTIAYACLLADLCREMGPAGIGMPDEKALKRKFGETIARYVQHVPALREQLHADPRRAIQNARIEFRGGDGIYGMWAGSEAQMSSVSMRVVVIDEEDAYQDPGSVQTMEERVTAYEHMETSKILRVSKPRGLSEASTIWRDACREAQVFYRYAARCPACGELEIMDDARIRVVASEREAMAALPREERAQEIRRRGLARYECSHCGFGWTDETRNLALRRGRWLPGHVRDDAWQPCDAPQRPSVVAFHLRSWETVLVSLSAVLHDWFLAQGDPRRLQNYDNNRRAVPCRVVTRETPASAVMAMVDETLPRGTCPAETWAVTCGVDVQMLGCWYVVRAWARDGRSWLVDWGFLPGGLSEAEEVLLPKLYPVQGREGVLAPIWRTAVDTGGGRDGNPHGWSKTEETYAWLQQAMPQWPVFGVKGARREMPVAVRATTWGNQPGQPQRFQLFAGRIVGYLLDTAAFKDRIHARLSPSATASAMHLHAEAERGELAEYVKQVTAERKRVDKGREVWEAGGRANHLLDCEVYAAAAADPMWTPAMRLLPEAALVLPPDAVRHAKRQSRLAGLRRSPFGN from the coding sequence ATGAATAGCGCCGCCCTCGCCCTCGTCCCCGCGCCCTTTGCGGCCACGGCGGCCGAACGCGCCGTGTTCCGCCGCAGGCCGCGCTTTTCCACCTACCAGTGGGCGCGCGGCACGCTGCGGGTGGCCGCCGGACCCTACAAGGGCAAGCTGTGGCGTGCGGACGTGGCCCCCTACGCGCGGGCCATCATGGACGCCTTCGACGCGCAGCACGTGCGCAAGCTGTTCATCGTTGCGCCGTCGCAGACCACCAAGACCACCATCGCCTACGCCTGCCTGCTGGCCGACCTGTGCCGCGAGATGGGACCGGCCGGCATCGGCATGCCCGACGAGAAGGCCCTCAAGCGCAAGTTCGGCGAGACCATCGCCCGCTACGTGCAGCACGTTCCCGCCCTGCGCGAGCAGCTCCACGCGGACCCGCGCCGCGCCATCCAGAACGCGCGCATTGAGTTTCGCGGGGGCGACGGCATCTACGGCATGTGGGCCGGGTCCGAGGCGCAGATGTCGTCCGTATCCATGCGGGTGGTGGTCATCGACGAGGAGGACGCCTATCAGGACCCCGGCTCGGTGCAGACCATGGAGGAGCGCGTGACGGCCTACGAGCACATGGAGACGTCCAAGATTCTGCGCGTGAGCAAGCCGCGCGGACTGTCCGAGGCCTCCACCATCTGGCGCGACGCCTGCCGCGAGGCGCAGGTGTTCTACCGCTACGCCGCGCGCTGCCCGGCCTGCGGCGAGCTGGAGATCATGGACGACGCGCGCATCCGCGTGGTGGCGAGCGAGCGCGAGGCCATGGCCGCCCTGCCACGCGAGGAACGGGCGCAGGAGATCAGGCGGCGGGGGCTGGCGCGCTACGAGTGCTCGCACTGCGGATTCGGCTGGACGGACGAGACGCGCAACCTCGCCCTGCGGCGCGGGCGCTGGCTGCCCGGCCACGTGCGCGACGACGCATGGCAGCCCTGCGACGCGCCGCAGCGCCCGAGCGTGGTGGCCTTTCACCTGCGCAGTTGGGAGACGGTGCTGGTGTCGCTTTCTGCCGTGCTGCACGACTGGTTTCTGGCGCAGGGCGATCCGCGCCGCCTCCAGAACTACGACAACAACCGCCGCGCCGTGCCCTGCCGGGTGGTGACGCGCGAGACCCCGGCCTCCGCCGTGATGGCCATGGTGGACGAGACCCTGCCGCGCGGCACCTGCCCCGCCGAGACGTGGGCCGTGACCTGCGGCGTGGACGTGCAGATGCTGGGCTGCTGGTACGTGGTGCGGGCGTGGGCGCGCGACGGGCGCAGCTGGCTGGTGGACTGGGGCTTCCTGCCGGGTGGATTGTCCGAGGCCGAGGAGGTGCTGCTGCCGAAGCTCTACCCGGTGCAGGGACGCGAGGGCGTGCTGGCACCCATCTGGCGCACGGCGGTGGACACGGGCGGCGGCAGGGACGGCAACCCGCACGGCTGGTCCAAGACCGAGGAGACCTACGCGTGGCTCCAGCAGGCCATGCCGCAGTGGCCGGTGTTTGGCGTGAAGGGCGCGCGGCGGGAGATGCCCGTTGCCGTGCGCGCCACGACATGGGGCAACCAGCCCGGCCAGCCGCAGCGCTTCCAACTGTTCGCGGGGCGCATCGTGGGCTACCTGCTGGACACGGCGGCCTTCAAGGACCGCATCCACGCGCGGCTGTCCCCCTCGGCCACGGCCTCGGCCATGCATCTGCACGCCGAGGCCGAGCGCGGGGAACTGGCCGAATATGTGAAGCAGGTGACCGCGGAGCGCAAGCGCGTGGACAAGGGGCGCGAGGTGTGGGAGGCCGGAGGCCGCGCCAACCATCTGCTGGACTGCGAGGTCTATGCCGCCGCCGCGGCGGACCCCATGTGGACGCCCGCCATGCGGCTACTGCCCGAGGCGGCCCTCGTGCTGCCGCCGGACGCCGTCCGCCACGCAAAGCGCCAGTCCCGGCTGGCCGGACTCAGGAGGTCCCCCTTTGGAAACTAG
- a CDS encoding CHC2 zinc finger domain-containing protein, producing MGAAMDWLGPEGCRAVALDILTRPQLARERGGEIWADCPFHAERTPGNAFSYNWTKDVAQCLSCGTAADLIGVYNAAHGREPDDALGFAEFRQTYAPSAPAGRPAPQPRRRARREDAPRWTPRQAGDPCEDWSRHAAQFVEHSMRRLESAPEVARMLAGWGIDMDTARACRMGWNERDKFPPVTSWGLPHATGRTGGEAKIFLPAGLVIPYAPGGRVVKIKIRRSGEGADPRYWHVKGGYCGFHVYGRPEWRVWVIIETERDAAMVWRFVRGMGVGTMATGSASARPDERAAGVLRGASCILNALDYDGAGRANAGWWEDEFPQSLRWPAPPSLGKDIGDAVGHGVDVAAWVRAGLPSHVRRELERLTRPAQTPPAVPSAGQRPEPQELPPAVRELRGLLARAEGRARIVKHADGGLELCCAPGWRGTPEGWELSGRISRLVFMGPDEVLRWIEADPRGRITG from the coding sequence ATGGGTGCGGCAATGGACTGGCTGGGACCGGAGGGCTGCCGCGCCGTGGCGCTGGACATCCTGACCCGCCCGCAGCTGGCGCGGGAGCGCGGCGGCGAGATATGGGCGGACTGCCCCTTCCATGCGGAGCGCACGCCGGGCAACGCCTTTTCGTACAACTGGACCAAGGATGTGGCGCAGTGCCTGAGCTGCGGCACGGCCGCCGACCTCATCGGCGTGTACAACGCGGCGCACGGCCGCGAGCCGGACGACGCGTTGGGCTTCGCGGAGTTTCGCCAGACCTACGCGCCAAGCGCCCCGGCGGGTCGCCCCGCCCCGCAGCCCAGACGCCGCGCGCGGCGCGAGGATGCGCCACGCTGGACCCCGAGGCAGGCCGGGGACCCCTGCGAGGACTGGAGCCGCCACGCCGCGCAGTTCGTGGAGCACAGCATGCGACGGCTGGAGTCCGCGCCGGAGGTGGCGCGGATGCTGGCCGGATGGGGCATCGACATGGACACGGCCCGCGCCTGCCGCATGGGCTGGAACGAGCGCGACAAGTTCCCACCCGTGACCTCGTGGGGACTGCCCCACGCCACGGGCCGCACCGGCGGCGAGGCGAAGATCTTCCTGCCCGCCGGGCTGGTGATCCCCTACGCGCCGGGCGGGCGGGTGGTGAAGATCAAGATCCGCCGCAGCGGCGAAGGGGCCGACCCGCGCTACTGGCACGTCAAGGGCGGGTACTGCGGGTTCCACGTCTACGGGCGGCCCGAGTGGCGGGTGTGGGTGATCATCGAGACGGAACGCGACGCGGCCATGGTCTGGCGCTTCGTGCGCGGCATGGGCGTGGGGACCATGGCCACCGGCTCGGCATCGGCCCGGCCCGACGAACGCGCGGCGGGCGTTTTGCGCGGGGCATCGTGCATTCTCAACGCGCTGGACTACGACGGCGCGGGCCGCGCCAACGCGGGCTGGTGGGAGGACGAGTTTCCGCAGAGCCTGCGCTGGCCCGCTCCGCCGAGCCTCGGCAAGGACATCGGCGACGCCGTGGGCCACGGGGTGGACGTGGCCGCGTGGGTGCGGGCGGGGCTGCCCTCGCACGTGCGCCGCGAACTGGAACGCCTGACGCGCCCGGCGCAAACGCCGCCCGCAGTGCCCAGCGCCGGGCAGCGGCCGGAGCCGCAGGAGCTGCCACCGGCCGTGCGCGAGCTGCGCGGGCTGCTGGCGCGGGCCGAAGGCCGGGCGCGCATCGTCAAGCACGCGGACGGCGGGCTGGAGCTGTGCTGCGCGCCCGGCTGGCGCGGCACGCCCGAGGGCTGGGAGCTGTCCGGCAGGATTTCACGCCTCGTGTTCATGGGTCCGGACGAGGTGCTGCGGTGGATCGAAGCGGACCCGCGCGGGAGGATCACGGGATGA
- a CDS encoding phage/plasmid primase, P4 family: MAAEAAQREAEAADKAARRRTRDGPPVITPREINEAMRLNQLGDAKLFIRLFEGRYCFDNKEERWYRYNGTRWLPDTGRHHYFAVCEELAPLYEDRARALGAALSRYEAEHGVCIAAMQRKDIQMLGLGRVAALAARRDALNKRAAALRDVARVKKVLTLVGAGANSLGLEGDEWNRHPAMLVCANTMVDLETGRSRQPSPWDYINMSTPVEWRGLNAECPAWDHFLDQVFEGNAELIDYVQRLAGYWLTGYTNIQEFWCLWGPRGRNGKGVFFRALRSIMGDYYTTVPVELLLDQGKAGNSSGPRQDLVNLRFRRLGVASESKKTAKFSDAAIKMLTGGDPIPCRGVYSSEQIEFIPECKLLFATNRIPTVDGGDQAFKQRLRVIPFYCQFLPGITDPEKKIFPMDRMLEETLNTPAELSGRLAWAVRGAMRLLGDGMRLPPPAIVVQETDEYMDAQDLVGEFLRECVEITDGEGGRKTMVSHMYASFRHWCQQEKSMAEKFVPSHVVFGQDLKGRPELRRVSPINKVFYAAVVKPEHEPPAEG; encoded by the coding sequence GTGGCGGCAGAGGCGGCGCAGCGCGAGGCCGAGGCTGCGGACAAGGCCGCACGGCGGCGGACGCGCGACGGGCCGCCCGTCATCACCCCGCGCGAGATCAACGAGGCCATGCGCCTGAACCAGCTGGGCGACGCCAAGCTCTTCATCCGACTGTTCGAGGGGCGCTACTGCTTCGACAACAAGGAGGAGCGCTGGTACCGCTACAACGGCACCCGCTGGCTGCCGGACACGGGGCGGCACCACTATTTTGCCGTGTGCGAGGAGCTGGCCCCGCTGTATGAGGACCGCGCGCGGGCCCTTGGCGCGGCGCTGTCGCGCTACGAAGCGGAGCACGGCGTGTGCATCGCCGCCATGCAGCGCAAGGACATCCAGATGCTGGGGCTTGGGCGCGTGGCCGCGCTGGCCGCCCGGCGCGACGCACTGAACAAGCGCGCCGCCGCCCTGCGCGACGTGGCGCGGGTGAAGAAGGTGCTGACGCTGGTGGGCGCGGGAGCCAACTCCCTCGGACTGGAGGGCGACGAGTGGAACCGCCACCCCGCCATGCTGGTATGCGCCAACACCATGGTGGACCTGGAGACGGGGCGCTCCCGCCAGCCCTCGCCGTGGGACTACATCAACATGTCCACCCCCGTGGAATGGCGGGGGCTCAACGCCGAATGCCCCGCATGGGACCACTTCCTCGATCAGGTTTTCGAGGGCAACGCGGAGCTCATCGACTACGTGCAGCGTCTGGCCGGCTACTGGCTGACGGGCTACACGAACATCCAGGAGTTCTGGTGCCTGTGGGGACCGCGCGGCCGCAACGGCAAGGGCGTGTTCTTCCGCGCCCTGCGGTCCATCATGGGCGACTACTACACAACGGTGCCCGTGGAGCTGCTGCTGGATCAGGGCAAGGCGGGCAACTCCAGCGGTCCGCGTCAGGACCTGGTGAACCTGCGTTTCAGGCGGCTGGGCGTGGCCTCGGAATCCAAGAAGACGGCCAAGTTCTCCGACGCGGCCATCAAGATGCTCACCGGCGGCGACCCCATCCCCTGCCGGGGGGTGTACTCGTCGGAGCAGATCGAATTCATCCCCGAGTGCAAGCTGCTGTTCGCCACCAACCGCATTCCCACCGTGGACGGCGGCGATCAGGCCTTCAAGCAGCGCCTGCGCGTGATCCCCTTCTACTGCCAGTTCCTGCCCGGCATCACCGACCCCGAAAAGAAAATCTTCCCCATGGACCGCATGCTGGAGGAGACGCTCAATACGCCAGCGGAGTTGTCCGGAAGGCTCGCGTGGGCCGTACGCGGGGCCATGCGGCTTTTAGGCGACGGCATGCGCCTGCCGCCACCCGCCATCGTGGTGCAGGAGACCGACGAATACATGGACGCGCAGGACCTCGTGGGCGAGTTCCTTCGCGAGTGCGTCGAGATCACCGACGGGGAGGGAGGGCGCAAGACCATGGTCTCGCACATGTACGCCTCGTTCCGCCACTGGTGCCAGCAGGAGAAGAGCATGGCCGAGAAGTTCGTGCCCTCGCACGTGGTGTTCGGGCAGGACCTCAAGGGCAGGCCCGAGCTGCGGCGCGTGTCGCCCATCAACAAGGTGTTCTACGCCGCCGTGGTGAAGCCGGAGCATGAGCCTCCGGCCGAGGGCTAG
- a CDS encoding histidine phosphatase family protein, producing MIILVRHGEAENAAGRAIGRTDPPLSPRGEEQALRAAEALRDVEISTIVTSPLSRTRRTADVIGGVCGLEPLLRPALAEIDLGEWDGMRFEDIRNTRPAEFAARGRDIAGYRPPGGESFTDLARRVMPEFEALCAMPGTTLAVTHAGVIRVILAQTLGMPLAKIFALTPLHCHMTIIDTTRATPRLTAFNLPPTTEAVTVTVATLTNIQG from the coding sequence ATGATCATCCTGGTCAGACATGGAGAGGCGGAAAACGCCGCCGGGCGTGCCATCGGCAGAACGGACCCGCCGCTTTCGCCACGCGGCGAGGAGCAGGCACTGCGAGCCGCAGAGGCGCTTCGCGACGTGGAAATCAGCACCATCGTCACAAGCCCCCTCTCGCGCACGCGACGCACGGCGGACGTTATCGGCGGGGTGTGTGGCCTTGAACCGCTGCTGCGCCCGGCCCTCGCTGAAATCGACCTCGGCGAGTGGGACGGCATGCGGTTCGAGGATATCCGCAACACACGCCCAGCGGAATTCGCGGCGCGCGGGCGAGACATCGCGGGCTATCGCCCACCCGGCGGCGAGAGCTTCACGGACCTCGCACGGCGCGTCATGCCGGAATTCGAGGCACTATGCGCCATGCCGGGAACAACGCTCGCCGTGACGCACGCGGGAGTCATCCGGGTCATCCTCGCGCAGACGCTCGGCATGCCCCTCGCGAAGATCTTCGCCCTAACACCGCTCCACTGCCACATGACCATCATCGACACGACACGCGCCACACCACGCCTCACGGCCTTCAACCTCCCGCCAACGACAGAGGCGGTGACCGTAACAGTGGCAACGCTGACCAACATCCAAGGATAA
- a CDS encoding DVU_1551 family NTP transferase: MNITAIVPAAGQSSRMGRLKALMPLGHGSVLSCVVEALRTAGVIDIIVVTGHAAEDIEQAAWGVHAHTAHNPDHAHGMFSSITAGMDALPTDVDGFLVLPVDIPLVRSESIRALLEDFDRAHAPVTYPTFRGERGHPPLIRADLRDAILAHDGANGLRGALERFDAQANDIAVPDSGILLDLDTPADYVAARNLAQHRATPTTDECLALWDMADTAPDTREHCRVVAQAARIMAEALNRTRRDAPPLDTEMAHAAALLHDLAKGRHHHEAAGAELLKTWGFDAIAEIVGAHRDISLPEDAPITEREIVFLADKFVSGTRIVTINERYGERLRQWLRDPAASRAIRERLSRARALCTRFETEARVHMPDLLIEAIPELEG, encoded by the coding sequence GTGAACATAACGGCCATCGTGCCCGCTGCCGGGCAATCCTCGCGCATGGGACGGCTCAAGGCGCTCATGCCCCTCGGACACGGCAGCGTCCTGTCCTGCGTGGTCGAAGCGCTACGCACGGCTGGCGTCATCGACATCATCGTGGTCACCGGGCACGCCGCCGAAGACATCGAGCAAGCGGCGTGGGGCGTCCATGCCCACACGGCCCACAACCCGGACCACGCGCATGGCATGTTCAGCTCCATCACGGCAGGCATGGACGCTCTGCCCACCGATGTGGACGGATTCCTCGTCCTGCCGGTGGATATTCCGCTGGTGCGCAGCGAAAGCATCCGTGCTCTGCTTGAGGACTTCGACCGCGCCCATGCCCCGGTGACCTATCCGACGTTTCGAGGCGAGCGAGGGCATCCGCCGCTCATCCGTGCCGATCTGCGCGATGCCATCCTCGCGCATGACGGCGCAAACGGCCTGCGCGGCGCTCTCGAACGCTTCGACGCGCAGGCCAATGACATCGCCGTGCCGGACAGCGGCATTCTCCTCGACCTCGACACGCCCGCAGACTACGTGGCGGCGCGCAACCTCGCCCAGCACCGCGCAACGCCCACCACTGACGAATGCCTCGCACTATGGGACATGGCCGACACCGCGCCCGACACCCGCGAGCACTGTCGTGTGGTGGCGCAGGCGGCGCGCATCATGGCCGAAGCGCTGAACAGAACCCGACGGGACGCTCCACCGCTGGACACGGAAATGGCCCACGCCGCAGCGCTGCTGCACGATCTCGCCAAGGGGCGGCACCATCACGAAGCGGCCGGAGCGGAACTCTTGAAGACATGGGGATTCGACGCCATCGCGGAAATTGTCGGGGCGCACCGCGACATTTCACTCCCAGAAGACGCGCCGATCACGGAACGGGAAATCGTCTTTCTCGCGGACAAGTTCGTCAGCGGCACGCGCATCGTCACCATCAACGAGCGCTACGGCGAGCGCCTGCGGCAATGGCTGCGCGATCCGGCGGCGAGCCGCGCCATCCGCGAGCGCCTCTCGCGTGCGCGCGCCCTGTGTACCCGCTTCGAGACCGAGGCACGTGTCCACATGCCGGACTTGCTCATCGAGGCGATACCGGAGTTGGAAGGATGA
- a CDS encoding XdhC family aldehyde oxidoreductase maturation factor: MKQLIRNIRQHLEAGEDLVIATIIDNSGSTPRTSGSKMLVFRDGCIDGSVGGGIVEAMVQRAAAELFTQGDCAAAFREFDLSNELAARSDMICGGRISVLLEHLPSSSWASAAYTALDDRLRHGQRAVLFTRIDKGDTSRISGRTVLSDSQPVPDWPELPADEATTLRNASLTAGKPVLSMRNGQCYMAESFLPLPSLYIFGAGHVSRPTASLAASVGFRTIVLDDRAEFACDERFPNADEIRVLPDFHDQFKQLGLGEDSFIVIVTRGHMHDKTVLAQALRTPARYVGMIGSIRKRDAIYDALRAEGFTQADIDRCHCPIGLSIGAQTPEEIAVSIISELIMKRAEARK; this comes from the coding sequence ATGAAACAGCTCATCCGCAACATTCGCCAGCATCTCGAAGCGGGCGAAGACCTCGTCATCGCCACCATCATCGACAACTCCGGCTCCACACCGCGCACATCGGGCAGTAAGATGCTCGTCTTCCGCGACGGCTGCATCGACGGCTCTGTTGGCGGCGGCATCGTGGAAGCCATGGTCCAGCGCGCCGCGGCCGAACTCTTCACGCAGGGCGACTGCGCCGCGGCGTTCCGGGAGTTCGACCTCTCCAACGAGTTGGCCGCGCGTTCGGACATGATCTGCGGCGGCAGGATATCCGTGCTGCTGGAGCATCTTCCATCCAGCAGCTGGGCCAGCGCGGCCTACACGGCGCTGGACGACAGGCTACGCCACGGCCAGCGCGCCGTCCTCTTCACCCGCATAGACAAAGGCGACACGTCGCGCATCTCCGGGCGCACAGTTCTGTCCGACAGCCAGCCCGTGCCCGACTGGCCGGAACTCCCCGCCGACGAAGCCACCACGCTGCGCAACGCATCCCTCACCGCAGGCAAGCCGGTGCTGAGCATGCGAAACGGCCAGTGCTACATGGCCGAATCCTTCCTCCCCCTGCCAAGTCTGTACATCTTCGGCGCGGGGCACGTCTCCCGCCCCACGGCGAGCCTTGCCGCGTCGGTGGGATTCCGGACCATCGTCCTCGACGACCGCGCGGAATTCGCCTGCGACGAACGCTTCCCGAACGCCGACGAAATCCGCGTCCTGCCGGACTTTCATGACCAGTTCAAGCAGCTTGGCCTCGGCGAGGATTCCTTCATCGTCATCGTCACGCGCGGGCACATGCACGACAAGACCGTGCTAGCGCAGGCCCTGCGGACCCCCGCCCGCTACGTCGGCATGATCGGCAGTATCCGCAAGCGCGACGCCATCTACGACGCCCTGCGCGCGGAAGGCTTCACGCAGGCGGATATCGACCGCTGCCACTGCCCCATCGGACTCTCCATCGGAGCGCAGACGCCGGAGGAAATCGCCGTGAGTATCATCTCCGAACTCATCATGAAACGCGCGGAGGCGCGAAAGTGA
- a CDS encoding DVU_1553 family AMP-dependent CoA ligase, producing MPRPPLDRWLVSRMGLPPDAPTPDRDTLREWQFRQLRRTIAHARCASPFYARRLARVDPDAVRTPQALAMLPRTSADDLRTRPEDFLCVSQDDVARVVTLSSSGSSGAPKRFFFTSGDLERTIEFFRHGMESIVPPDETVLALLPGNRPGGVGKLFAEAVARRGATAVFADDASNIPDVLDLLWTSRASCIIGSPVHVQAVAKLWRHLGLERGIIRSALMCWDTLSGAAATTIARAFGCDIFTHWGMTETCLGGAVDCAAGSGMHLREPDFLMEITDQDTGLPVPDGVYGEIVITTLSRRAMPLIRYRTGDMGRLVPGTCACGSPLRRLADVPGRIGHATILPDNTPLHQAELDELLLRIPDVLDLQASLNPARPVLTLEIDTLPGADPSRTVRNAAALIPKIVHARQTCGLTIETCVRHSDGRIGSGFEKRAITSSTPEVATT from the coding sequence ATGCCGCGTCCACCACTTGACCGCTGGCTCGTCTCGCGCATGGGGCTGCCGCCCGACGCCCCAACGCCGGACCGCGACACCCTTCGCGAATGGCAGTTCCGTCAACTGCGTCGAACCATCGCCCACGCCCGATGCGCCAGCCCCTTCTATGCTCGCCGTCTTGCGCGGGTCGATCCCGACGCGGTGCGCACACCACAGGCCCTCGCCATGCTTCCGCGAACCTCCGCCGATGACCTGCGCACCCGCCCCGAAGATTTCCTGTGCGTCTCGCAGGACGACGTGGCCCGTGTGGTCACGCTGTCCAGTTCCGGCTCAAGCGGCGCGCCCAAGCGCTTCTTCTTCACGTCCGGAGACCTCGAACGCACCATCGAATTCTTCCGCCACGGCATGGAGTCCATTGTCCCGCCCGACGAAACGGTCCTCGCGCTTCTGCCCGGAAACCGTCCCGGCGGCGTGGGCAAGCTCTTCGCGGAGGCCGTGGCACGGCGTGGGGCGACGGCCGTCTTCGCGGACGATGCGTCGAACATCCCCGACGTACTCGACCTGCTGTGGACATCGCGGGCCTCGTGCATCATCGGGTCCCCCGTCCACGTGCAGGCAGTGGCCAAGCTCTGGCGGCATCTCGGGCTGGAGCGGGGCATCATCCGTTCCGCGCTCATGTGCTGGGACACCCTGTCCGGCGCGGCGGCGACCACCATCGCCCGCGCCTTCGGCTGTGACATATTCACCCACTGGGGCATGACGGAAACCTGCCTCGGCGGGGCGGTGGACTGCGCCGCCGGCTCCGGCATGCATCTTCGCGAACCGGACTTTCTCATGGAAATTACGGACCAGGATACCGGGCTTCCCGTCCCCGACGGCGTCTACGGCGAAATCGTCATCACCACGCTCTCGCGACGAGCCATGCCCCTCATCCGTTACCGCACGGGCGACATGGGCCGCCTCGTCCCCGGAACCTGCGCCTGCGGCTCGCCCCTGCGGCGACTGGCCGATGTCCCCGGCCGCATCGGCCACGCTACCATCCTACCGGACAACACACCGCTTCATCAGGCGGAACTGGACGAACTGCTCCTGCGCATTCCCGACGTACTCGACCTACAGGCCAGCCTCAACCCGGCCCGCCCCGTGCTGACACTGGAGATAGACACACTGCCCGGGGCAGACCCCTCGCGCACGGTACGAAACGCCGCCGCGCTCATCCCGAAGATCGTCCACGCCCGCCAAACATGCGGCCTCACCATCGAGACATGCGTTCGCCACAGCGACGGACGCATCGGCTCGGGCTTCGAAAAACGCGCCATCACCTCTTCCACACCGGAGGTTGCAACCACATGA
- the trsS gene encoding radical SAM (seleno)protein TrsS, producing MTPSDFCFDSVPTASVCPICLRRIPARRVTAGGETRLVKDCPEHGRFSTPVWRDSPSLGEWSRPKTPSAPPATATAIERGCPFDCGLCPDHGQHTCTALIEITWRCDLGCEVCFASAGGTARPDPTPDELDHLLETIRPSAGACNIQLSGGEPAVRDDLPRIAAMAKAHGFPFVQVNTNGLRVGRERDLAARWAEGGVDSAFLQFDGTRDDIHRAIRGRELLDIKLAAIENLTAAGIGVVLVPTVIPGVNDDNLGDILRLAASLSPGVRGVHFQPISYFGRYPQAPADSLRITLPEIMTALERQTDGAIRATDFQPPACEHAHCSFHGNYLVMEDGRLERLSGGRSACCCTPHPAAEGAEQSRAFVRRQWAAPDAPPTATAPEPADDLDRFIARARTHILAVSGMAFQDAWTLDLERLKGCCIHVAAPDGRLVPFCAYNLTAADGTALYRSTQHAASTT from the coding sequence ATGACGCCTTCTGATTTCTGCTTCGACAGCGTGCCCACGGCCAGCGTCTGCCCAATCTGCCTGCGCCGCATCCCGGCCCGGCGCGTCACGGCTGGCGGCGAGACCCGCCTCGTCAAGGACTGCCCGGAGCACGGACGCTTCAGCACCCCGGTCTGGCGTGACAGCCCGTCCCTTGGCGAATGGTCGCGCCCCAAGACACCCTCGGCCCCGCCTGCCACGGCGACGGCCATCGAACGCGGCTGTCCCTTCGACTGCGGCCTGTGCCCGGACCACGGCCAGCACACCTGCACCGCGCTCATCGAAATCACATGGCGCTGCGACCTCGGCTGCGAGGTCTGCTTTGCCAGCGCCGGGGGTACTGCCCGGCCAGACCCCACGCCAGACGAACTCGACCATCTGCTGGAAACGATCCGCCCCAGCGCCGGGGCCTGCAACATCCAGCTCTCCGGCGGCGAACCCGCCGTGCGCGACGACCTGCCCCGCATCGCCGCCATGGCCAAGGCTCACGGGTTTCCCTTCGTGCAGGTCAACACCAACGGCCTTCGCGTCGGGCGCGAACGCGACCTCGCCGCACGCTGGGCCGAGGGCGGCGTGGATTCGGCATTTCTGCAATTCGACGGCACCCGCGACGACATCCACCGCGCCATCCGGGGCCGCGAACTGCTGGACATCAAACTCGCCGCCATCGAAAACCTCACTGCGGCGGGCATCGGCGTGGTCCTTGTGCCCACGGTCATCCCCGGCGTCAACGACGACAACCTCGGCGACATCCTGCGCCTCGCGGCGTCGCTGTCACCGGGGGTGCGCGGCGTGCACTTCCAGCCCATCAGCTACTTCGGGCGCTATCCGCAGGCCCCGGCGGACAGCCTACGCATCACGCTTCCAGAAATCATGACCGCACTGGAACGCCAGACCGACGGAGCCATCCGCGCCACGGACTTCCAGCCCCCGGCCTGCGAGCACGCGCACTGCTCGTTCCACGGCAACTATCTCGTCATGGAGGACGGACGCCTCGAACGGCTCTCCGGCGGGCGCTCGGCCTGCTGCTGCACGCCTCACCCCGCCGCCGAGGGAGCCGAGCAGTCACGCGCCTTCGTCCGCCGCCAGTGGGCCGCGCCCGACGCGCCACCAACCGCCACCGCGCCGGAACCCGCCGACGATCTGGACCGCTTCATCGCCCGTGCGCGCACGCACATCCTCGCCGTGTCGGGCATGGCCTTTCAGGACGCATGGACTCTCGACCTCGAACGCCTGAAGGGCTGCTGCATCCATGTGGCGGCACCGGACGGCAGGCTCGTCCCCTTCTGCGCCTACAACCTCACGGCCGCGGACGGGACCGCGCTGTACAGGAGCACGCAGCATGCCGCGTCCACCACTTGA